Genomic segment of Salvia hispanica cultivar TCC Black 2014 chromosome 2, UniMelb_Shisp_WGS_1.0, whole genome shotgun sequence:
cgcattattgttttattcaaatttgtaaaaattactactccatccgATGGAGTCCATCGGCCCTTCGGCCTTCCCCAcgattctgtttttttttttataaaaaagattttttgGGTATTGAGTTTTCGTCTTTTCGGTTTACCGACTCAGGCCATCTCCAactatttacactaaattcaaactcattttttcaGTTCTGTCATATCAAACAGTAATTCTAccccaaccatttacaccaaactcaaacccaaaagaatattccataTTCACCTACtgctttttactttttcaatctaacctacatatttatttaaattacacattaagggcatccacaatggggcggacgatgcatcgtccgtcgcatcgtccgccactgcagcatcgcggacgatgggttaaccatcgtccgcgcccgatatatcgtccgcggacgatgcacggaggatacccatcgttcgtcgcatcgtccgccactgtggagGACGCGGACGATGGGCACgcgtttctttttttttatttttttttaatttttttttcttatttaaacactactattctctaccatttcacacactccaatttcacatctcttcaatttctcttcaattattctctctcatcgtctcaaaaatgaatcccgacgACTACGATTTGAGTACATCGGATGGCTGCAGATGGGCCTTGACTCGAGCCTTGTTCGATGCCGTTAATGAAGCCAAGGCGGAATGCTTGGCACAAATGCAGCGGGAGCAAGCGGCAATGGCagtggcggaggcggaggcgcGGGTCCCTCGCCCGATACGACGTCGGACGTATGTCCCCCGCGAGCACGACGTAGCGCACGAACGTCTGTTCGCAGATTATTTTGCCGAGAATCCAAGGTGGGGCCCGAATATTTTTCACCGACGTTTTAGAATGAGCCGAGATCTTTTTCTCCGCATTGTGCACACGTTGGAGGGACGTGATGAGTACTTCCAAGCATCGGGAAGACGGGATCGGGCAGACCCGGACTTACGCCGCGTGCgaagtgcacggttgcgatccaccagttggcctacggcacAACAgcggatatgttcgacgagtaccttcacATCGGGGATACTTATAAGTTAGTTGTGGAGGCTTTTGGCGACACATATTTGCGACGCCCGATTGCTGACGATTGCCAGAGCCTGATGCGGATGCACGAGATAGTGCACGGCTTCCCTGGGATGCTAGGGAGCATCGATCTGTATGCACtggcagtggaagaactgcccgACGGTCTGAAGAGGCCAATTTACTAGCGGCTACAAGGGCAGccacccgacgatgatcctAGAAGCCGTCGCTGACCACCGCCTCTGGATCTCGACATGCCTACTTTggtgtagccgggtcgaacaacgacatcaacgtcctcaactccgTCCACCCTATTCGCCGATCGGTGCAGGTGTGTCGCGGTCCGGCCATTCGAGTTCACATCGCCAACGGCCGCACAcatcatatggggtactacttggccgatggcatataccctaggtggtcTGTTTTTTTGAAGACGATCAGCTACCCAATTGGTGAGAGGAGAGTCTTGTTTGCGCCAAAGCAGGAGTCCGCGCGGAAGGATGTGGAGTGGgcttttggggtgctccaatcgcgatGGGCAATCGTGAAAGGTCCGGCACGTTTCTGGTACAAGAAGTCATCGTCGacgtcatgtatgcgtgcatcatcatgcataacatgatgaAGCCGGATCTAGCTTCAGCACGGCGACCTCGCCGGTCACTCGAGGATTACCGACTGGCTTCGGTGCGGTTCTAGAGCGACAGGCCTCAATGCGCAACCAACAAGACCATACTCAGCTCATGaccgacatgattgaagaagtttggaaccGCAACCGCCGCCGTTGAgaaattgtagtttttttttttcgtattgtaatgtttgaattttaatgaaatgaagttagttttccaaaatttgaagtatttaaatattcaaataatagaaaaatgcttagggcgtcgcttagggcgggctatagtccgccccactgcaggtggaataggaggaggataaaatgctgacgtggcggtgCTTAGGGcgtcccattgtggatgccctaaccccataataatttgttaataatttatataaattaaatatcacattctttaatttatttttcttatagtatataatatcacaaattacacagaagaaataattaatactaataatttatataaaataaaatgaatgttGTTTGACtttttaactaaataatagattaaagaataattatacttaaattaaatactacaaATACTTAACCNNNNNNNNNNNNNNNNNNNNNNNNNNNNNNNNNNNNNNNNNNNNNNNNNNNNNNNNNNNNNNNNNNNNNNNNNNNNNNNNNNNNNNNNNNNNNNNNNNNNTCGAAAAGTCATAGACCTTTTATGCAGTTAACTCTTTTACTAATTATCTGTATGAAATACCGTATATAGTTGAGGCCCACAACTGTGAAGCCCGTATATAGTTGAGGCCCACAACTGTGAAGCCCATAGAGATAAagcttaataaaataatttaatagctTCCATCGTCTTCTTCATATGACTCCATTATTTCTTGTTTCCGCCATTTCCTCTTCATCAGGTCACAGGTATGTTTCTTCCCCCAATAAATACGTAAATAAGAAGGGGcgttttgcaattttttggGTACCTACAGTTCAAAAAACGCAAAAATGGGGGATTTCAGATGCgttttggtgtatggttgggGCTGTTTTTAACTGGAAAAATGGGTTTTCCAGTATGATTGGAGTTGCCCTCACTCATCGAATATAATCGGCACAGTCACGTTTCTATTTTCCGCGGTTGCGGATCTCTCTGCCGGACGGAGGTTAGATTTCACGTAGTTGATTGCAGATCTGTATATTGAAAGAATCTAATTCCTCTGTCAgattttatacaaatttttttttatgagcaTCATGTTCTCTCGGGTTTTATGACGATTTAATTGAAAGAATTGACGATGCagtagaaaattttgattacctcaaatttcagtttttttaaggattttttttttacctaaaatttcgatatatttttctcataCTGTATTGAAATTTCAGTTAAGCTAAATAACAAACTTTACTTTTTGCAGCGTGTTAACTTTTGTGGAAACATTGTCTTTCCATCATTAGTTgctctagaaaaaaaaaaatctagaacgCAGATGGGTGAGATTGATGACATTTCGGAGTCGAAAAGTGTAGTCTTCGTGACTGTTGGAACAACTAGTTTTGATGCATTGGTTAGAGCTGTAGACAGTCAGGAGGTCAGGGAAACTCTGTTTAGAAAGGGCTATACGCACCTTGTCATTCAAATGGGCCGGGGGTCTTACATCCCGTCAAAGGTATTGGCTAATAGACACATGGTATTTGAATTGAGTTTTTTTGCATCAAATTCAGTTTTGAGAGCAATGAAGCAATGTGTAGTTGGTAGAATACATGAAAATGAGCTCTGGAATAATGTTTATATTATATCTGCATTGTCCTTGCATTACTGTAAAGTTATTACCTCTCGGCGGCAAAACACCTTTGAACCAGTTTGTCTATGATGCATTTATCTCACCTCTGCTGGTCCTATGCATTCGTGAGtttatctttatatttatagttcAGGAATTTAATGTTCATGGCCTTGTGGAATATATGATTTTGTTATCTGGCTCCTTTCTGCTTTCCGAAgccaaaatagaaactttagcAGTGTGTTTAAAATCTAAAAGTTGGGTTTAACACCAATTGTTCACTTAGACTGTCAAGGCATATTCCTCTGTTGCCATCTTGTCTGATTATTCTAAACCTGGCACACTGTCATTTCTAATCTTAATTTAATGACATCAACTTTCAGTGTAGTGGAGATGATGGGTCCTTATCTGTtgattattttacattttcatcAAGCATAGCTGAGTATTTGAAGTCGGCATCTCTCGTAATCAGTCATGCAGGTAACCTTTGTCTTCATTAAGTATGTTCCATTCAAATTGTATTCTTTACCTCAGAATGATGAGAAGCTATTTCTGCCTCTTTCAATTTGTATTCTCAAACGTTCTCATTATATGTGAAAAGAATGATGAGAATTTCTGCCTCTTTTTCTCCgtatttctcttcttctcatACATAGATTACCATCTTACTTAATTAGTATACTTTGTTGAAAAGTTTCTCCAATGTGTTTTGCACAGGACAGATTGTGGGCTATTGATGAATTAATCCATGTCTTAGTGTATAATCAAATGTGTATCTCGTGTACTATCGTTCTTATTTGTTCTTAAGTCACATAGCTCCACCACGTTactgatatttattttgttcactAGGTTCTGGGAGCATATTTGAGACGCTCCGACTGAGGAAACCCCTGATTGTAGTCGTGAATGAGGATTTAATGGacaatcaccaaagtgagCTTGCTGAAGAACTGGCCAAAAGAAACCATTTGTTCTGCGCTCGGCCTCAAACTCTTTATGAGACCATTTCTGCTATGGGTCCAAATTCTCTTGTACCTTATCAACCCGGTGATGCTACGCCGGTtgctaaatttattaataggTTTTTAGGTTTCGTAGATGAATGATTATCAAATGTAAACTCTACTGTTCTGAATACAGATGGTTATCTTAGAATAAAAACAATGATATTCATATAATATAGTCGTCATTTTATGCTCCTTCTTCATCATATCACAATCTTGCTCCTACATAAAAGCGCAATAAGAAGTGTAAGATTACCTTTAGATATGTGCAAAAAGAATTGTCCCACATATCAACATCAACTTCCTTgacttattttttctcttttactataaataagtAGCAGCCAAACCCAAAATTCTGAGAAGAGCATTCAAGATATTTCCAGCAAAATATCTGAAAACaagatcttttttttttggcagaGGTATGTGTTACAATAATCATATCCtcataatatagataatgcTGCATGagatgaatatatataaatatatatatacaaaagtaTACTTGTACTTTGATTAACATACTTGTTCAAATCCAAAAACATGGAAAACAGGGATGTTTCAGAAGAACTAGATGATTGGCAGCAAGTGGATGAAGAAGGAAATTCCTCCGCTGTTAAAGACGACTTCTTCACCAGGTCATCAGTTTTTCCACCCGGAAATCATGAAGATTTGCCAATCACTAATCAAGGAGATGAGCGTCAGCAGCTGCAGCCACAGGAACCGATACATCTGCCAGCACCACCAGCTGCTGGTGGTGATGGGGTTAGGAGGTGGATGAGACTTCATGTGGGAGCCCTGCAAACTGGGTTTTTTCACATTCTTGGTGGGTTGAGGAACTGTGCTACTTGTAGAGCTGGGCTGTGGTCTTTTGCATGTATGGCAGGTGGTGTTGCTGCCGTGTTACTGCTCTCGTTCTGGAGGCGGAGAGTTCTGATGTGGTGGCAGAGGCGGTTGGAGTTGGACAGCAGCAAGAAGAGTCTCATGGCTGTCATAGATGAAAAGGACAAGGTTTTGATTTATGGTTTTCTCATcatcttacttttctttttctttttaaactTCTCATTCTTGGTTTGAGTATTAGAacaaatttggttgtttatttCCCTAGTTCAGTAATAGATTGATAAAGGTTCAATGTgaccatttttggaaaatcaCTTTAAGAGGGAATGTGAAATacatataaaagaaaaaacacaGTTGTTGAATATGTAGTAGATGTACATTTTTTCTGTGTTGAGTTGGATCTCTTATATCTTTTGCTGCAACTCTGCAGAAAATCAACCAACTACTTCTCCACATTGCTCAAATGAACGAAATATTGCTAGCACGTCGGAGGGTTCCTGTTATTCGAGTGAAATGACAAAGTGAACACAGCGAGCAAAGGAGAGATGGTTCATAACAACGCGTTGTCTGGTTCAGAAGTCGAATAATGAAAGCGTGCTGTTCAGCTTATACATAGAGCAAACTAGTAGATTTTGGGCTGTGTAAGTTGATCTTTTAGACCTTTTATCCAGTATGATACTTGACTATAGTTGTTGTATAGATAATAACATCAGACTATTGTATAAAAAAAGGCTGATGAAATGTGATTCAGATTATATACAGTCTCAATATGTTTCAAAACGAATAATAACAGAAGCCCTCCCTATATATACACTGTCTGAGacacattaattttatctGTATGCTCCAATGGCCTACTCGTCTCATTTCTGATCCTTTTCACATTAGGGCTTGAGAGCCCCCTATGCCTAAAACCATACTTCTCCAGCATCTGATCATCGGCAAAATTGAACGCCCTCTCCATGTTCCTCAAGCACGACTCAAACGTGTAATCTCCATAACCAGTGCAAACTTTGCAGCCAATAAAATGAGTAATGAAAGGCCATCTCTCGTCTCCTAAACCGGGGTGAAACTTGCGTTCATACTCCTCGTACCTGTCAACTAATCCCACCCAGTACCCATGGAGATAGTATGAATTCTCCAAAAACACCCTATCCATCCACTCATCCCTTCTTGAGATGAGCAGATATATCAGTGCAGACTGATCATCTGCCTCAAATGCTGGCCTTCCCTTCAAATTCTCTGTCAGAATCCTCCCCGCCTCGTCTCTGGCCCATCCTCTCGGTCCCATTCTTGCCCAGGCGTCGAGCAGGTCCAGCGACCACTGGCAGTTCCTAAGCAGGAACACCCCGGCACTCAGAGCAATCCAAGATTTCTCATCGAATAGCAGATTTGGATAGCCATGAACAACCATGTTGTAACCTTCATATCTGTAAAATGGGACCTCAAAGAACATATCAGTGAAGAATGCATCACTATCCATCCACCAAATCCATTCCATTTCTGGATGTGAAAGCATCAGCTTCCTAATCAGAGGCAGCTTTACCCAAACACCAGACATCACCTCATCAAAAAAGGCCATGTTGTACACTATCTCAATGCTGTGGAGTCTGCAATAATCAATCTTGTTCTTGATAGACTTGAGCAGGTAATGATCACCAATGGTACTGTCGCAAGGGTATGGCCCCGACCCCGTCACCAGCATGATCCTAGGATTCTTGCTCGAGAAACCGGGATGCTGTTGGAGAAACATCTGCCTCTGACCATCCCAGTTGGTGATCTTGGGGCCTAATGTGTATGTTTGGTTTGGTGTGATCAAGGTTGTGGAGTTaccatcttcatcttcctcgTTGGATCGAATTTGGGCTATGAACCGATTAGCCTCTTCCACGTAATTTGTGGTTGAGATATCTGGCAAGGAGGAATGCAGTGAGCTGTCAATGGTGCTTCTAAAGATGAGAAGAGTGACCACACCTGAGAGGATTGTGAGCTTGAGGTTTCTGCTTCTTTGGCCACCTTGGTGGCGGCGCTTACCACCACGTGTGGTGGTGGCTGAGGCGGAGACACCCTCAATAGCCATGCTGATCAAGCCAAGCAAATGTGGAGTGTGTGAAGATGAAATGATATGATAAATGGAAGGAAATGTGAGTACGTGTGACttcaatcaaaatgataaattgtGAAGTTGAGAGACTAACTCTTTATTGATGTAAGCTTGCAATGATGTGTGCATCCATTCAATGAGATGAGTAGAAATTGGAAAGTAATCAAACTTCTGCTCTAACTAACTGCCATCATTTATTAAATGCTt
This window contains:
- the LOC125206420 gene encoding uncharacterized protein LOC125206420; amino-acid sequence: MNPDDYDLSTSDGCRWALTRALFDAVNEAKAECLAQMQREQAAMAVAEAEARVPRPIRRRTYVPREHDVAHERLFADYFAENPSIGKTGSGRPGLTPRAKCTVAIHQLAYGTTADMFDEYLHIGDTYKLVVEAFGDTYLRRPIADDCQSLMRMHEIVHGFPGMLGSIDLYALAVEELPDGLKRPIY
- the LOC125207638 gene encoding UDP-N-acetylglucosamine transferase subunit ALG13 homolog, with protein sequence MGEIDDISESKSVVFVTVGTTSFDALVRAVDSQEVRETLFRKGYTHLVIQMGRGSYIPSKCSGDDGSLSVDYFTFSSSIAEYLKSASLVISHAGSGSIFETLRLRKPLIVVVNEDLMDNHQSELAEELAKRNHLFCARPQTLYETISAMGPNSLVPYQPGDATPVAKFINRFLGFVDE
- the LOC125207637 gene encoding uncharacterized protein LOC125207637; protein product: MENRDVSEELDDWQQVDEEGNSSAVKDDFFTRSSVFPPGNHEDLPITNQGDERQQLQPQEPIHLPAPPAAGGDGVRRWMRLHVGALQTGFFHILGGLRNCATCRAGLWSFACMAGGVAAVLLLSFWRRRVLMWWQRRLELDSSKKSLMAVIDEKDKKINQLLLHIAQMNEILLARRRVPVIRVK
- the LOC125206421 gene encoding probable xyloglucan 6-xylosyltransferase 5 gives rise to the protein MAIEGVSASATTTRGGKRRHQGGQRSRNLKLTILSGVVTLLIFRSTIDSSLHSSLPDISTTNYVEEANRFIAQIRSNEEDEDGNSTTLITPNQTYTLGPKITNWDGQRQMFLQQHPGFSSKNPRIMLVTGSGPYPCDSTIGDHYLLKSIKNKIDYCRLHSIEIVYNMAFFDEVMSGVWVKLPLIRKLMLSHPEMEWIWWMDSDAFFTDMFFEVPFYRYEGYNMVVHGYPNLLFDEKSWIALSAGVFLLRNCQWSLDLLDAWARMGPRGWARDEAGRILTENLKGRPAFEADDQSALIYLLISRRDEWMDRVFLENSYYLHGYWVGLVDRYEEYERKFHPGLGDERWPFITHFIGCKVCTGYGDYTFESCLRNMERAFNFADDQMLEKYGFRHRGLSSPNVKRIRNETSRPLEHTDKINVSQTVYI